The proteins below come from a single Gloeocapsa sp. DLM2.Bin57 genomic window:
- a CDS encoding 4a-hydroxytetrahydrobiopterin dehydratase, whose translation MASTQLLSTEELTQSISQLEGWSIENKKLHKRYQFRSFVEAFGFMTSLALVAESMGHHPEWFNVYNRVTIDLTTHDAGGITNLDIDFATKANELANKF comes from the coding sequence ATGGCTAGTACACAACTTTTATCAACAGAAGAATTAACTCAAAGTATCAGCCAGTTAGAAGGCTGGAGTATTGAAAACAAAAAGTTACATAAACGCTACCAATTTCGTTCCTTTGTAGAAGCCTTTGGTTTTATGACCAGTTTAGCTTTAGTAGCCGAAAGTATGGGACATCACCCCGAATGGTTTAACGTCTATAATCGCGTCACCATTGATTTAACTACCCATGACGCTGGAGGAATTACCAATTTAGATATAGATTTCGCCACAAAAGCTAACGAATTAGCGAATAAATTCTAG
- a CDS encoding serine/threonine protein kinase, which produces MPFCLNPACPKPDNPDKNKFCHGCGSKLIESTHSYNFEHYHIIKLLGEGGFGRTYLAEDVDLFNQKIVIKKLLSNEGYNPKVLELFQREAQQLYNLNHDQIPKIYRYFSKNNSFFLIQEFIDGENLLTEFERKGRFNETKIREILHNLLPVLEYIQSKDLLHRDIKPENIMRRRSDNKLILIDFGAVRVTSGKDPSVLTSIYSPGYASREQINGRAVKASDVYSLGVTCIRLLTGCLPTGTTDLIYDDYENKWSWKEYLKKQKITVEPKLAQVLDKMIEDALKRRYKEAKEVRQDLLSLTQPTVKPSVIPVQPPPTVIVTSPSPTTVNQTSTFGRDVLNFKAITVNSFGKVIKQEPKTARYQTLDLGNSITLDLVYIPWGRFMMGSPDSEKGRDDSEGPRHWVDVLPFWMGKYPITQLQWRTIMGNNPSRFKGLFNKTKGDNRPVENVSYYDCLAFCATLSQKLGKKITLPSEAQWEYACRGGTTTPFYCGETITTELANYNGYNIYANEPKGVYKQETTEVGSFYPNPLGLYDMLGNVWEWCLDSWHDDYLGATGDDKPRIDPQDDYYVLRGGSCFSAPNNCRCAKRYKSAANASNSRGGFRVVLNI; this is translated from the coding sequence CAATTTTGAACATTATCACATAATTAAGCTATTAGGAGAAGGAGGATTTGGACGTACTTATTTAGCAGAGGATGTAGATTTATTTAACCAAAAAATAGTCATTAAAAAATTGCTCTCTAATGAGGGTTATAACCCCAAAGTCCTGGAACTTTTCCAACGAGAAGCACAACAACTTTACAATCTGAATCATGATCAGATCCCCAAAATCTATCGCTATTTCTCTAAAAATAATAGTTTTTTCCTGATTCAAGAGTTTATAGATGGGGAGAACCTGTTAACAGAATTTGAACGTAAAGGACGGTTTAACGAAACTAAAATTAGAGAAATACTCCATAATCTTTTACCAGTTCTAGAATATATCCAAAGTAAAGATTTACTTCACCGCGATATCAAACCAGAAAATATTATGCGTCGTCGCAGTGATAATAAGTTGATCTTAATCGATTTTGGCGCAGTCAGAGTCACTAGTGGTAAAGATCCTAGTGTTCTAACCTCTATTTATAGTCCTGGTTATGCTTCTCGTGAACAAATCAATGGTAGAGCAGTTAAAGCTAGTGACGTGTATAGTTTGGGGGTAACCTGCATACGCTTACTCACGGGTTGTTTACCCACAGGAACAACGGATTTAATTTATGATGACTATGAGAATAAATGGAGTTGGAAAGAGTATCTCAAAAAACAAAAAATTACTGTAGAACCCAAATTAGCCCAAGTTCTCGATAAAATGATTGAGGATGCTCTCAAAAGACGCTATAAAGAGGCTAAAGAAGTTAGACAGGATTTACTATCTCTAACCCAACCTACTGTTAAACCTTCGGTTATACCTGTCCAACCTCCTCCCACAGTGATAGTAACTTCCCCAAGTCCGACAACAGTAAATCAAACTTCTACTTTTGGTAGAGATGTATTGAACTTTAAGGCTATTACTGTTAATTCCTTTGGTAAGGTTATTAAACAAGAACCTAAAACCGCTAGATATCAAACTCTTGACCTCGGTAATAGTATAACTTTGGATTTAGTTTATATCCCCTGGGGAAGGTTTATGATGGGATCTCCTGATTCAGAAAAAGGTAGAGATGATAGCGAAGGACCACGACATTGGGTTGATGTACTCCCCTTCTGGATGGGAAAATATCCTATCACTCAACTGCAATGGCGCACAATTATGGGTAATAATCCCTCTCGCTTTAAAGGTTTATTTAATAAAACTAAAGGGGATAATAGACCTGTAGAAAATGTGAGTTATTATGATTGTCTGGCTTTTTGTGCTACACTCTCTCAAAAACTAGGTAAAAAAATCACGCTACCTTCGGAAGCTCAATGGGAGTACGCTTGTCGAGGTGGAACAACTACACCTTTCTATTGTGGTGAGACTATTACGACAGAATTAGCTAATTATAATGGCTACAATATCTATGCTAATGAACCTAAAGGCGTCTATAAACAGGAAACAACCGAGGTAGGTAGTTTTTATCCCAATCCCTTGGGGTTATACGATATGTTGGGGAATGTTTGGGAATGGTGTTTAGATTCGTGGCATGATGATTATTTAGGTGCAACTGGTGATGATAAACCAAGAATTGACCCTCAAGATGATTATTATGTTTTACGAGGTGGTTCTTGTTTTAGTGCTCCGAATAACTGTCGTTGTGCTAAACGTTATAAAAGTGCAGCAAACGCTTCTAACAGTAGGGGAGGATTCAGAGTTGTTCTTAATATCTAG